A section of the Desulfuribacillus stibiiarsenatis genome encodes:
- a CDS encoding DHH family phosphoesterase gives MINTNTTYASFTDFIKGKDNFLIVSHFNPDGDTLGSALAIANILDGFSKQYTLVNRDVVQEKYLFLPKATEVLLPESLVDQTFQYVITVDCADYQRIGDEVTKLLTPDVEILNIDHHPTNTNFGSSNIVEADAASTTFIIYNLCKKLEIPLNLDIALCLYTGLMTDTGSFQYSNTNSEVHSVAAELISYGINVYEVVENIFETSSVERMVVLKKSLNTLEIDSSGKIAWLEIIQELSTKSEDIDGLVNYPRSIKGVEVAISFKQVHDGKVRVGLRSKKYVDVSLIAMKFQGGGHKRAAGCTIDGTVGEVKEVIVQEIKKYII, from the coding sequence ATGATAAATACTAATACAACTTACGCTTCCTTTACAGATTTTATCAAGGGTAAAGATAATTTTCTTATTGTATCTCATTTCAATCCTGACGGAGATACCCTAGGTTCAGCATTGGCGATTGCAAATATCTTGGACGGTTTTAGTAAACAATATACTTTGGTAAATCGCGATGTTGTGCAAGAAAAGTATCTCTTTTTGCCTAAAGCTACGGAAGTTCTATTACCGGAATCATTAGTGGATCAGACATTTCAATATGTAATTACAGTGGATTGTGCTGATTATCAACGTATTGGTGATGAAGTTACAAAGCTATTGACTCCAGATGTAGAGATATTAAATATTGATCACCATCCGACAAATACAAATTTTGGTTCCAGTAATATTGTGGAAGCTGATGCAGCTTCCACTACTTTCATTATTTACAATCTTTGTAAGAAACTTGAGATTCCTTTAAACCTTGATATTGCATTGTGTTTATACACAGGATTAATGACAGATACAGGCTCGTTTCAATATTCCAATACCAACTCAGAAGTGCATTCAGTTGCGGCAGAACTGATTTCATATGGGATTAATGTGTATGAGGTTGTAGAGAATATATTTGAGACGTCTTCAGTGGAGAGAATGGTTGTATTGAAGAAATCACTCAATACATTAGAAATTGACTCTTCTGGAAAGATTGCATGGTTAGAAATCATTCAAGAGCTATCTACGAAGTCTGAAGATATTGATGGACTTGTCAATTATCCGAGAAGTATTAAAGGAGTAGAAGTTGCTATTTCTTTTAAACAAGTTCATGACGGAAAAGTACGAGTAGGTTTACGCTCCAAGAAATACGTCGATGTGAGCCTAATAGCTATGAAATTCCAGGGCGGTGGCCATAAAAGGGCTGCTGGATGTACCATTGACGGAACGGTTGGAGAAGTTAAGGAAGTTATAGTCCAGGAAATAAAAAAATATATTATTTAG
- the truB gene encoding tRNA pseudouridine(55) synthase TruB, with the protein MLHGFINVNKPKGLTSHDVVARLRRILKTKKVGHTGTLDPDVTGVLPIAIGQATKLTEYVMEKPKTYRGTMVLGISTTTEDISGEILNRVTPKDISTQSIMDVFATLHGEIEQIPPMYSAVKVQGKKLYELARQGKEIEREPRKVQIYRFQFLDVSDVEIDNMKFPAISFEVQCSKGTYVRTLCVQVGQLLHTPACMLSLQRTESAGFLIDDSFTLEEIEKLALEDKHVQVLTPMDLPLQQMPRLDITEIEFQKMLNGMPYRNYSIHSKSIESVPLGNIFRVYNHEGIFFALYKLTYITTDYEEWKAEKVFKEVLSFES; encoded by the coding sequence ATGCTACACGGTTTTATTAATGTCAATAAACCAAAGGGTCTAACTTCTCATGATGTCGTTGCACGGCTTCGTAGAATTTTAAAGACTAAAAAAGTTGGTCATACCGGGACGTTAGATCCTGATGTTACAGGAGTACTCCCGATTGCGATTGGACAAGCAACAAAATTGACGGAATATGTGATGGAGAAGCCGAAAACCTATCGAGGGACTATGGTGCTTGGAATAAGTACAACTACTGAAGATATTTCTGGCGAAATTCTCAATAGAGTAACTCCTAAGGACATTTCAACTCAAAGTATTATGGATGTCTTTGCTACATTGCATGGAGAAATCGAGCAAATACCTCCAATGTATTCAGCGGTTAAAGTTCAAGGCAAGAAGTTATATGAATTAGCAAGGCAAGGAAAAGAAATTGAAAGAGAGCCTAGGAAAGTTCAAATCTATCGCTTTCAATTTTTAGATGTTTCAGATGTTGAAATCGATAACATGAAATTTCCTGCCATCTCATTTGAAGTTCAATGTTCTAAAGGTACATATGTGAGAACTCTATGTGTACAAGTCGGACAACTGCTACATACTCCTGCTTGCATGCTTTCTTTGCAACGCACAGAATCGGCAGGTTTTTTAATTGATGATAGTTTTACATTAGAGGAAATTGAAAAGCTAGCTTTAGAAGATAAGCACGTTCAAGTTTTAACACCTATGGATCTTCCGCTACAGCAGATGCCTCGATTGGATATAACTGAAATTGAATTTCAAAAAATGTTGAACGGTATGCCGTATAGGAACTATTCCATTCATTCAAAATCTATTGAATCCGTTCCGCTAGGTAATATCTTTCGCGTTTATAATCATGAAGGTATCTTCTTTGCTCTATATAAACTTACATATATCACAACGGACTATGAAGAGTGGAAGGCAGAAAAGGTTTTTAAAGAGGTGCTATCGTTTGAATCCTAA
- the rbfA gene encoding 30S ribosome-binding factor RbfA, with protein sequence MGNVRNNKIAEQIKKEVSQLIQQEIKDPRIGFSTVTDVEVTGDVSQATIFISVLGNETQKEDSLKALKSAVGFIRREVGRRMRLRHTPEILFSFDNSIEYGSRIEKILSDIKSSSPGDTNDKY encoded by the coding sequence ATCGCAGAACAAATTAAAAAAGAAGTCTCCCAGCTTATCCAACAAGAGATTAAAGATCCAAGAATAGGTTTTTCAACGGTTACTGATGTCGAAGTTACTGGTGATGTATCTCAAGCAACCATATTTATTTCAGTTCTCGGTAACGAAACGCAGAAAGAAGACTCGCTTAAAGCATTAAAAAGTGCTGTGGGTTTTATAAGACGTGAGGTTGGGCGAAGAATGCGTTTAAGACATACACCTGAGATATTATTTTCCTTTGATAACTCCATTGAATATGGGAGTCGTATAGAGAAAATATTATCAGATATTAAAAGCAGCTCCCCTGGGGATACAAATGATAAATACTAA
- the ribF gene encoding riboflavin biosynthesis protein RibF, with translation MNPKFIHLKLGEIPAKAEHSTCLALGNFDGVHIGHQKLIQTARNIANQHSSSCSLMTFLPHPRKVVNGNDDYDTYITPWELKCKLLYELGVDLIYLVDFNEGFAQLSSDEFESMYLHEIQPRVIVVGDDFRYGRYGFGNSSTLLTNGLANNIGVEVVSSVLHNGVKVSSSFIRDALSSGHITTVTTLLNRPYQLKGKVVHGSKLGRTIGFPTANINLTGNFVLPKFGVYLVQVTLSNHTIVNGIMNIGVKPTVQQDNPHPIIEIHLLDFNQDIYDSMIEVDLIHYIREEMKFNHLQELSSQIRKDLFYATEYLAKHVYLNQ, from the coding sequence TTGAATCCTAAATTTATTCATTTGAAATTAGGGGAGATTCCAGCTAAAGCTGAACATTCCACCTGCCTGGCTTTAGGGAATTTTGATGGTGTTCATATAGGACATCAGAAACTTATCCAAACTGCAAGGAATATAGCAAATCAGCATTCTTCAAGCTGCTCGTTAATGACATTTTTACCTCATCCACGGAAAGTAGTCAATGGTAACGATGATTACGATACGTATATTACTCCGTGGGAATTAAAGTGTAAACTCCTTTACGAATTAGGAGTTGATCTCATCTATCTCGTAGATTTTAATGAGGGATTTGCACAATTATCGTCAGATGAATTTGAATCTATGTATTTGCATGAGATACAACCACGAGTCATTGTAGTTGGTGATGATTTTCGATATGGAAGATATGGTTTTGGAAATTCATCTACACTTTTAACAAACGGACTTGCAAATAATATCGGTGTAGAGGTAGTATCATCGGTATTACATAATGGGGTTAAAGTGTCAAGTAGTTTTATCAGAGATGCACTAAGTTCAGGACACATTACCACTGTAACGACACTCTTAAATCGTCCCTATCAATTGAAAGGAAAGGTTGTCCATGGTTCTAAGTTAGGTCGAACCATTGGTTTTCCAACTGCAAACATAAATTTAACAGGAAACTTTGTGCTTCCCAAATTTGGCGTATATTTAGTTCAAGTTACTCTATCGAATCATACTATTGTGAACGGAATCATGAATATTGGTGTAAAACCTACAGTGCAACAAGATAATCCACATCCTATAATTGAAATTCATTTGTTAGATTTTAACCAAGACATCTATGATTCTATGATTGAAGTTGATTTGATTCATTATATCCGAGAAGAAATGAAATTTAATCATTTACAAGAACTTAGTAGTCAGATTCGTAAAGATTTATTTTATGCTACAGAATATTTAGCGAAACACGTTTATTTAAATCAATAA